Proteins co-encoded in one Ziziphus jujuba cultivar Dongzao chromosome 9, ASM3175591v1 genomic window:
- the LOC107413746 gene encoding uncharacterized protein LOC107413746, whose amino-acid sequence MQPLWGPRTKRNPELPSNLLAMAVGIKQKESVNKIVMKFLSSNFVVMLFHYDGNVNEWRDLEWSNHAIHVSASNQTKWWFAKRFLHPDIVSEYAYIFLWDEDLGVENFNVGRYIPIIKEEGLEISQPALDSDKSEVHHLLTARDHKLKVHRKIFKVIGGRKCDKNSTEPPCTGWVEMMAAVFSLASWRCTWHIIQNDLVHAWGLDFQLGYCAQGDRTKNIGIVDSEYVVHYGLPTLAGLAANEVRNFNRLNKNLQITWLEVRKQSFIELEIFKNRWKKAVREDDCWSDPYQKP is encoded by the exons ATGCAACCATTATGGGGGCCTCGAACGAAAAGG AACCCAGAGTTACCGTCAAACTTACTGGCCATGGCAGTGGGAATAAAGCAGAAAGAAAGCGTAAACAAGATTGTAATGAAG TTTCTGTCAAGTAATTTTGTTGTGATGCTTTTCCATTACGATGGGAATGTGAATGAATGGAGGGATTTAGAATGGAGTAACCATGCCATCCACGTGTCCGCTAGTAATCAAACAAAGTG GTGGTTTGCAAAGCGATTCTTACATCCAGATATTGTTTCCGAATATGCTTACATATTCCTGTGGGATGAAGATCTTGgagttgaaaattttaatgttgGAAG ATACATACCAATTATAAAAGAAGAAGGGCTTGAGATATCACAGCCAGCACTTGATTCTGATAAATCTGAGGTGCATCATCTACTCACTGCCAGAGACCACAAATTAAAAGTGCACAG GAAGATTTTCAAGGTGATTGGTGGAAGAAAGTGTGACAAGAACAGCACAGAACCTCCATGTACAGG GTGGGTAGAGATGATGGCCGCTGTTTTCTCATTGGCATCATGGCGCTGTACATGGCATATTATTCAG AATGACTTGGTTCATGCATGGGGGCTAGATTTCCAGCTTGGTTATTGTGCACAG GGTGATCGAACCAAAAACATTGGAATTGTGGATTCTGAGTATGTAGTTCATTATGGTCTTCCTACGCTGGCAGGATTGGCAGCAAATGAGGTTAGAAACTTTAACAGACTAAACAAAAATCTACAAATCACTTGGCTTGAA GTGAGAAAGCAATCCTTTATTGAATTAGAGATCTTTAAGAATAGATGGAAAAAGGCAGTTAGAGAGGATGATTGCTGGAGTGATCCATATCAAAAGCCATAG